One stretch of Desulfatibacillum aliphaticivorans DSM 15576 DNA includes these proteins:
- a CDS encoding nuclear transport factor 2 family protein, whose translation MKAKGRHEILIEKYIAAYNAFDLESMESLLHPDVKFENIADGEVNASAKGLEEFMALARQGAALFSFRKQEILGMTQEEDRVDVKIAFSAVLKQDLPGGPKAGETLSLKGRTEFVFQDGKIRRITDIS comes from the coding sequence ATGAAGGCAAAAGGACGGCATGAAATCCTCATTGAAAAATACATCGCCGCGTATAACGCATTTGACCTGGAGAGCATGGAGTCCCTTCTCCACCCTGATGTGAAATTTGAGAACATTGCCGACGGAGAGGTCAACGCCTCGGCAAAGGGGTTGGAGGAGTTCATGGCTCTCGCCCGCCAGGGCGCGGCGTTGTTTTCCTTCCGCAAGCAGGAGATTCTCGGAATGACGCAGGAGGAAGACCGGGTGGACGTCAAAATCGCATTTTCCGCAGTTCTAAAGCAGGATCTCCCCGGAGGCCCCAAAGCCGGCGAAACCCTTTCCCTGAAAGGCCGCACCGAGTTCGTCTTTCAGGACGGCAAAATCCGGCGCATTACGGACATAAGCTGA